The nucleotide window ACTGTGAATAGCAGCAAATAAAGTAAAAAGTGACCCGCTTTCGCTCCTAACCGTTCAAACTTGCTACCTAAAGGTTTAGGTTTAGTATTGATTAAAGTCCAGAGCACTCGTAAAACCGTTACGATAAGTAAGGTAATGCCAAACGATTTATGCCACCAAGGACCCAAACGATACCACTCATCGTAGTAGGTCAGAGTTAACATCCACCAGCCCAAAGCAAATAAACCAAACACTATTAAGGCCGACAACCAATGAATTAATACCGCGATTAAACCGTATTTATCCGATGTGTTTTTCCACATAAAACTTCCCTAAATTGTTCACGCTTTATATTAGTTCATATTTATAGAATGAAAATATGTATTATTGATAGATTAACATCTAATTTATAGAAATTAGTAGCTTGATAGG belongs to Idiomarina sp. PL1-037 and includes:
- a CDS encoding cytochrome b, which codes for MWKNTSDKYGLIAVLIHWLSALIVFGLFALGWWMLTLTYYDEWYRLGPWWHKSFGITLLIVTVLRVLWTLINTKPKPLGSKFERLGAKAGHFLLYLLLFTVMISGFLISTADGSSISVFDWFSVPAVITDLPKQEDIAGEVHWYSALSLVILAGGHGLVALKHHFINKDSTLIRMFGKTKRKS